Genomic DNA from Channa argus isolate prfri chromosome 2, Channa argus male v1.0, whole genome shotgun sequence:
TCTAAGGACAACACTGCTCTAGTAAAAGTTACACAGTGCAATCACAAATATTAGACATTAATAAGCATCCTGTTCTAAatctgtaaatgtacaataatacGTTTCTGCTTTAATGCATCTATTAGAAAATAATTGCTGTGAAAATAACATCTGTTTTATCGCGATAAACCTGAAAGAGGGAAAAAGGTCCACAAGTAATCTGAGGTAAATTTAACCTGCTGAAACCCATCCATTACAAACACAGTCCTTATGATTTGATGGATTATACATAATGGTGTGATAGTTTGGGGACTGTTTTTATCGAGAGAAAACGCTTTTATTGTCTTTGGGTTAGGTTTTCTTCTTAATCTATCTCTACAttaatgcagcaaaaaaatatATCGTGGGCACTGAATAGGTGCAAATACGTGGCTAAAAGGCAGGTTCATGAGCAAGTATGATGTCCTTGGATTGGAAGGCTACAGATATATGGAGTCTAGTAATTCCCAGTGCCCATAGGCCTTATtctaaaatataagtttaataATGATGACAGCCGTGTAATGTATTTCATCTATTCAAGCCTattgaaaaaaattatgtacAATATTCAATGCACAACTTCCTGCGTCATGGCTTCAAAGTAAGGCATGTTTTCAATGGCGTGATGCTGGGATATTATAAAGGATGCGTTCGCACATTTTCTTGCAGCTCAGTAAGacagttgtgtgtatgtgtcccaAAGCCAGCAAGAGACCACCACCACCGTATGCTACTAGGTCGGCTTGGCACCCACACCAGCCCAGGTGTGATGCTTTCTGCGTCCCAATTGAACCCAATgtttgcacacatgcaaaacaaactgaaattttaCATCATCTCCTGAAATGAACGTTGATGCCTAAAGTTGGCATTGCCCGGCACGTTTTCCGTGGCACGTGTTTCTACATTACATAATTGGAGCGTGCCCTCCCAAAGGGCACCAAGCTGTACAGAGCCTTGACATCAAGGCAAATTATCTCACAGCATCCACACCAGGTACCTGTCTACGGCTGACTCTGTAGTCTTCCACCTTCAGACTGTCACAACAGCGatgtaaatatttcaaatgttctGTCACAGCACGTGTGTAGCTGACAATGTTAGAAAAGAACCATGTGTAACAGGCTACAGTCATATTTAAGGTACCCGGGGATCCATTACGCGCCAGTCGCGCATGCAGTGAGCCACTGCAGAGGACAAAGCTCAGATAAAGTGAATCCATCCATTCTCCCATTCCCGAGGTGGAGACATCTTGAACCGGTGGTGGCGCACTTTGTAGTTGTTCCCGTGATTATTATCCCAGAACTCCTGTCCGCCAACACAGTATTTAATTGCAAACTGTAACGTGCCTCCGTTGTCGAGGTAGGTCGGCATGACGATCTTGAAACTGAACTTATCGGTGACTCCGTCGCTTGAGTTGGGGACGTAGGACGCCAAACTGTCCATGAACGTTATCCAGTTGTTCAGAGAGTATCTCAGAAAGACGCTCTTTTCGAAAGCCAGGTTCAACACGCGCACGAAGCCAGAGAGGCTGAACTCGTCGGCCTGGACGCTCTCCAACATGACCTTAACCTCCCTGACTTTCTGATCAAACCCCGGTAATGTGTCTGGGTTGGCGAACTGCAACTCCATGAAAACCGACTGCGACGGAGCCCTGGGGAATTTCGTGTCCAAACGGTTAAGGTGGAGGGGTCCTTTGGCGAGTTTGGCCAATATGCGCTCCGGCACCTCAGGCACATCTGTATCATCGAAATGTTTCACTGAAATGAGCTCTAGGCCCAGGGAGTCGGCGAACCGGACTTTCTTTTGACTGTTTGGACTTCTGCTGCGACAGATCTCCAACTTTGCTCTTTCTGTGGGTGTGGGCAGCGACTTGCATCTCCGACGCAGGTTTGGACTCTGCGGCTTCGGGAAAATCTCTCGTCCCCGCGGTCTCTCATCCACGACGGGACTCTCGATGGGCTCACAAGTGCCGTTTACCATGTCGATCTCGTCCCCATCTTCAAGCCGCGGGTTTGCCGCTGCCAGGCTTCCGAACAGTCCAGCTATGCAGCTGTAGTTCCTCGGCAGGCAATTCTTTGGGGGGAGCATGACCACGACAGGATGCACAGACTCCTCTTCCATAAAACGCAGGAGTTCCCGCACTGCAGAACCAAAGTGGTCGTGATGGGGGAAAACCGGCGAGCCAATATGGAACCGGTGCTCTGCAAAGTGAATGGACAGTCTAGCCCCACCCCTTACCTTAACCCTAACGTCACGGGCAAAATGCAGCACAGATCCGTCGGTGGCAACACTGGATAGTAGTCCAGTGTTGCCGGCGTTGTCGGCGTCCTCCTCGCGGATAGGCGCTCCACCTGCGTCAGACGCTGACGATGAAGCTTTGGACCAATAAATCCATTTGTTGTTGTGCGCCAGCAAAGTGTGAATCTCCTCTTGTAGACTTACGTCACTTTAAATGACAGTTTGCGTGAAGAATAATAAGCATTTGGAGCCGCAAGAGAATCAAATGAGAATGAGAGTAAACCGGTGGTGAACAGGCAGTGGCTCCGTCACGACTGCCGTGAACCTGTGAGGGGTTAATTTGACGTCTTCTGTCGCTCTACGTGCAAAACTGAACGCAGCTGTCAACCACTAAAATGGTTTCCTCCCACGCAAATAATACACTCACGAATAACAGCGGTTCACTTCCTCATCCTCATTTCTGATTGTGACATTAGACCAATACAACAAAGgctcaaagaaaatgtgtaaatgctaATGTAAATACTTTATTCTTGCATTTGGGCATTTTGTATGTGAAGTGACAGGGCACGTGGAGCTCTCCGTGCAGTTGGATCATACGTGTCCAGCGTGTGTGCCGCAGGTAAACACCGTGGCAAcgaaacaacaaacaaaaaacatcagagCTGCATCATTCATCCTGAGCAGCCCTAGCCACAGCACAGCACCGggcccctcccccctcccccctacGTCACATCTTCTCCTGTGGTGCCTCTACGGGTTGTCAGGACGACGGCGATGCAGCTCATTTCGTGTTTGGGAAAAGTTTGTGAAGCAGAAAGTAGCTGTTCTTTGTGAACGGTGCGCACAGACATGGGGAGAGTAACACAGACCCGGCTTCAGTCAGGTGAGTCCGTTTTCTTGACGTTTAAAGCAAAACTGTTGCTGTAGCTTCACCCAAACAATACGCACTGTTCACataagtcattttttaaatgtccttttcTAGACCACACCAACGACTGCATCAGCTAACTAAATAACCAAATGGCAAGCTTC
This window encodes:
- the LOC137105227 gene encoding protein phosphatase 1 regulatory subunit 3E; translated protein: MEEESVHPVVVMLPPKNCLPRNYSCIAGLFGSLAAANPRLEDGDEIDMVNGTCEPIESPVVDERPRGREIFPKPQSPNLRRRCKSLPTPTERAKLEICRSRSPNSQKKVRFADSLGLELISVKHFDDTDVPEVPERILAKLAKGPLHLNRLDTKFPRAPSQSVFMELQFANPDTLPGFDQKVREVKVMLESVQADEFSLSGFVRVLNLAFEKSVFLRYSLNNWITFMDSLASYVPNSSDGVTDKFSFKIVMPTYLDNGGTLQFAIKYCVGGQEFWDNNHGNNYKVRHHRFKMSPPREWENGWIHFI